From the uncultured Flavobacterium sp. genome, the window ATTTGAAGGGAATTACGGAGACCATTTATTAGAGTTTTTAAATGTGATAAAAAAGCCAGTAACATTTACTTTTCACAGCGTTATTCCGAATCCTAATAATGAGTTGATAACTTTTGTGAAATTGCTTTTGTCCTACGGCAACTCCGCTTTTGTAATGACCAATCAGTCAAAAGAAATTTTGATAAATGATTATGAAATTCAGGAATCTGCAATTACCTGCGTTCCTCACGGCACTCATATTGTTGTTTATGAAACACCAATGCTGGCCAAAGAAAAATTTGGTTTTCAGGATCGAATTATACTATCAACTTTTGGACTTTTGGGAGAAGGTAAAAATATCGAAACAGGCTTACAGGCTTTATCAAAAATTATCAAAAAAGAATCAAATGTTTTGTATTTAATTATCGGAAAAACACATCCAAATCTAATCGTTGATGGTGTTGACGCTTATCGTGACAAACTGGAAAGTATGGTTGCCGATTTGAATTTAAAAGATAATGTTCAATTTATAAACAAATATCTTGATACTAATGAACTTCTGGATTATTTAAAAGCTACTGATATTTATTTATTTACTTCTAAAGATCCTAATCAGGCCGTTAGCGGTACTTTTTCGTATGCAATGAGTTGTGCTTGTCCAATAGTTGCGTCAAAAATTCCGCATACACGTGAAGTTCTAACCGCCGATTGTGGTTTTTTAGTTGATATTGGAAACGCAGATCAATTTGCCGAAGCAACACTTAAATTAATCTCTGATGAAAATTTAAGACAAGAAATGGGAATCAACGCTTTTAGAAAAACAAGAGCTTCATCTTGGGAAAACGTAGCCATTATTCACATAAATACCTATAAAAAACTTATTGAAAATCCTGCCAAAATTAAATTCAACTATCCGTCAATTCAATTAGAACACATCAAAAAACTAACAACAGATTTAGGCATTGTTCAATTCAGCAAAATCTCAGTTCCTGATCTTGATTCCGGATATACATTAGATGATAATGCACGCGCTCTAATTGCGATTTGCATGCATTATAAACTAACGCGCGATAAAGAAGATTTAGCCTATATTCTAATCTATTTAGATTTTATTGTACGTTGTCAGCAACCAAAAGGAAACTTCATTAACTATGTTGATCAGGAAAACCGTGAGCATGTAGAGCAAAATGCCGAAGTAAACCTGGAAGATTCAAATGCAAGAGCAATTTGGGCTTTAGGAGCAGTGATTTCTAATGCAAATATTTTACCGGACACAATTTCAAGAAAAGCTGCAAAATGTTTTCAAAACTCCTTAAAATGGACCGAAAATATTCAATCGCCGCGCTCTATTGGGTTTGCAACAAAAGGTTTGTATCTGTATTATTTGGTTGCGCCTAATTTATACGTAGCCGCAATTATCAATAAACTAAACGCAAAATTGCTTTCTAATTATGAAATTCATGCTT encodes:
- a CDS encoding glycosyltransferase translates to MKTISNKSKIVFLSTFPPTQCGIATYTQDTIKGITDVYGKSITCEICELVNKPKEKPTQAYTLNTKNKEEYARIAEEINKDTAVKLVHIQHEFGLFEGNYGDHLLEFLNVIKKPVTFTFHSVIPNPNNELITFVKLLLSYGNSAFVMTNQSKEILINDYEIQESAITCVPHGTHIVVYETPMLAKEKFGFQDRIILSTFGLLGEGKNIETGLQALSKIIKKESNVLYLIIGKTHPNLIVDGVDAYRDKLESMVADLNLKDNVQFINKYLDTNELLDYLKATDIYLFTSKDPNQAVSGTFSYAMSCACPIVASKIPHTREVLTADCGFLVDIGNADQFAEATLKLISDENLRQEMGINAFRKTRASSWENVAIIHINTYKKLIENPAKIKFNYPSIQLEHIKKLTTDLGIVQFSKISVPDLDSGYTLDDNARALIAICMHYKLTRDKEDLAYILIYLDFIVRCQQPKGNFINYVDQENREHVEQNAEVNLEDSNARAIWALGAVISNANILPDTISRKAAKCFQNSLKWTENIQSPRSIGFATKGLYLYYLVAPNLYVAAIINKLNAKLLSNYEIHASGDWKWFENYLTYGNGILPESMLYAFLTTNKPIYKKVALDSLDFLMSKMFVNKNFKVISNNGWLHRDSEPQEYGEQPIDVAYTIQTLNSFYNAFHIPEYKNKMKIAFNWFLGKNHLNQIMYNPVSGGGYDGLEKENINLNQGAESTICYLTARLVMEKFKLSESKMFPLMKTRNGAAFIKN